A genomic segment from Arcobacter acticola encodes:
- a CDS encoding TAXI family TRAP transporter solute-binding subunit, which translates to MKKIVTATLVGMLSIPAFAAEFITIGTGGVTGTYYPTGGAICRLVNQYKKETKIRCSVESTGGSVYNVNTIKNGELDFGIVQSDVVYQASKGQGAFEGAAIPKLKSVMAIYPELLTLVTRKDANINSIMDIKGKRINLGNPGSGNEATALTLFDASGIKKEDLAFAGALKASEMPDALRDNKIDGYFYMVGHPTANIKDASTSVDVKITPLAGENIDSLIKKYPYFAKANVPGGLYTGNDEPTPTFGVKAVLVTSDDVSVNAVYTVVKAILENFDEFKKLHPAYTDITKESLLDGLSAPLHEGAKKYFQEAGLLKAN; encoded by the coding sequence ATCACAATTGGTACAGGTGGAGTTACTGGAACTTATTATCCAACAGGTGGAGCTATTTGTAGATTAGTTAATCAATACAAAAAAGAAACAAAGATCAGATGTTCTGTTGAATCAACAGGTGGATCTGTTTATAATGTAAATACAATCAAAAATGGTGAACTTGATTTTGGTATTGTACAATCAGATGTTGTATACCAAGCTAGTAAAGGACAAGGTGCTTTTGAAGGTGCTGCTATTCCTAAACTAAAGTCAGTTATGGCTATTTATCCTGAATTATTAACTTTAGTTACTAGAAAAGATGCAAATATTAATTCTATTATGGATATAAAAGGTAAAAGAATTAACCTTGGAAATCCAGGATCAGGAAATGAAGCAACTGCATTAACTCTATTTGATGCAAGTGGAATCAAAAAAGAAGATTTAGCATTTGCTGGAGCATTAAAAGCTTCTGAAATGCCAGATGCATTAAGAGATAACAAAATTGATGGATATTTCTACATGGTTGGACATCCAACTGCAAATATTAAAGATGCTTCAACTTCTGTTGATGTAAAAATAACTCCTCTTGCTGGAGAAAATATTGATTCTTTAATTAAAAAATATCCATACTTTGCAAAAGCAAATGTTCCTGGAGGATTATATACTGGTAATGATGAGCCAACTCCTACATTTGGAGTTAAAGCTGTATTAGTTACAAGTGATGATGTAAGTGTAAATGCTGTTTATACAGTTGTTAAAGCAATTTTAGAAAACTTTGACGAATTCAAAAAATTACACCCTGCATATACTGATATTACAAAAGAATCTTTACTTGATGGATTATCAGCTCCTTTACATGAAGGTGCTAAAAAATATTTCCAAGAAGCTGGATTATTAAAAGCTAATTAA
- a CDS encoding TRAP transporter permease, with amino-acid sequence MAIYEEKPHNISQLEEEQEHETQAILHELEGQRVFGSQHYEFWLISAIALAWSMFQLYIVIEPINSTISRSVHLSFGMVLAFLIYPMMRKPYFLTKIRWFGYTFAAIGLVTASYIAVFYNEISLRPGDYTATDIFIAVVAIVILLEAGRRVLGLALSIIAIVFLAYSFLGPYMPELIIHKGASLNKLAGHMYLTTEGVFGVPLGVSAGFVFLFVLFGSLLDKAGAGEYFINLAYALLGKFRGGPAKAAVVASGFTGIMSGSSIANTVTTGTFTIPLMKKTGFKPEQAGAVETSASTMGQLMPPIMGAAAFIMAEFLGMAYSDVVIAAFIPAFVAYFALIYIVHLEALKLGLKGMNAEDLPKKWKTFVQGIHYLIPIFFLLYTLIVLRQSAASAAFNAIMLLMFLMVVQHPFRAFLAKEKITKEIILSGFVDILAGMISGAKNMVPIAIATALAGIVVGTITLTGLGQVLLDVVETLADGNIFAILVLAALISIILGMGLPTTANYIVMASLTAPVILTLAADNGYLVPAIAAHLFVFYFGILADVTPPVGLAAYAAAGIAKADPMKTGVIGFIYNIRTALLPFMFFFNPELLLISGIDASNPSDPIGWVWITNPLDIAIIFITAFAGMIAFSCATMGYFLTKTNIIERILFITIVPFMFLPRIMEAKLGLGDHHISYLIGFGIFVALYLMQKAKMRKQEVIA; translated from the coding sequence ATGGCTATTTATGAAGAAAAACCTCATAATATTTCCCAATTAGAAGAAGAACAAGAACACGAAACACAAGCTATTTTACATGAGCTTGAAGGACAGAGAGTTTTTGGTTCACAACACTATGAATTTTGGCTTATTTCAGCAATTGCACTTGCATGGTCTATGTTTCAATTATATATCGTAATTGAACCTATTAACTCGACAATTTCAAGATCTGTACACTTATCATTTGGTATGGTACTTGCATTTTTAATTTACCCAATGATGAGAAAACCTTACTTTCTAACAAAGATTAGATGGTTTGGATATACATTTGCAGCTATTGGTTTAGTAACAGCTTCTTATATTGCTGTTTTTTATAATGAAATTTCTTTAAGACCAGGTGATTATACTGCAACTGATATTTTTATAGCAGTTGTAGCAATTGTTATTTTACTTGAAGCGGGAAGAAGAGTTCTAGGATTAGCACTAAGTATAATTGCAATTGTATTTTTAGCTTACTCTTTCTTAGGTCCATATATGCCTGAATTGATTATTCATAAAGGTGCTAGTTTAAATAAACTTGCTGGTCATATGTATTTAACAACTGAGGGTGTATTTGGTGTTCCACTTGGGGTATCAGCTGGATTTGTATTCTTATTTGTACTTTTTGGTTCACTTTTAGATAAAGCTGGAGCTGGCGAATATTTTATTAACTTAGCTTATGCCTTACTTGGGAAATTTAGAGGAGGACCTGCTAAAGCTGCAGTTGTTGCTTCTGGGTTTACAGGTATTATGAGTGGAAGTTCAATTGCAAATACAGTTACAACTGGAACTTTTACTATTCCTTTAATGAAAAAAACAGGATTTAAACCAGAACAAGCAGGAGCAGTTGAAACTTCAGCTTCTACAATGGGTCAATTAATGCCACCTATTATGGGAGCTGCTGCATTTATTATGGCAGAGTTCTTAGGAATGGCTTATAGTGATGTTGTTATTGCTGCATTTATTCCAGCTTTTGTTGCATATTTTGCGTTAATTTATATTGTTCACCTAGAAGCATTAAAGCTTGGATTAAAAGGAATGAATGCAGAAGATCTTCCAAAAAAATGGAAAACTTTTGTTCAAGGTATTCATTATTTAATTCCTATCTTCTTTTTACTTTATACTTTGATTGTATTAAGACAAAGTGCTGCTAGTGCTGCATTTAATGCGATTATGCTTTTAATGTTCTTGATGGTAGTTCAACATCCATTTAGAGCTTTTTTAGCAAAAGAAAAGATTACAAAAGAAATTATATTAAGTGGTTTTGTAGATATTTTAGCAGGTATGATAAGTGGTGCTAAAAACATGGTTCCAATTGCAATTGCAACTGCACTTGCAGGTATCGTTGTAGGAACTATTACATTAACAGGTCTTGGTCAAGTTTTACTTGATGTAGTTGAAACGTTAGCAGATGGTAATATTTTTGCAATATTAGTTTTAGCAGCTTTAATTTCTATTATTTTAGGAATGGGATTACCAACAACTGCAAATTATATCGTAATGGCATCATTAACAGCTCCTGTTATTTTAACACTTGCTGCTGATAATGGATATTTGGTTCCTGCAATTGCAGCTCACTTATTTGTTTTCTACTTTGGTATTTTAGCTGATGTTACGCCACCTGTTGGACTTGCTGCTTATGCAGCTGCTGGTATTGCAAAAGCTGATCCTATGAAAACAGGAGTTATCGGATTCATTTACAATATAAGAACAGCTTTATTACCATTTATGTTTTTCTTTAACCCAGAATTACTATTGATTTCAGGAATAGATGCGTCAAATCCAAGTGATCCAATTGGTTGGGTATGGATAACAAATCCTTTAGATATAGCTATAATCTTTATAACTGCCTTTGCGGGAATGATTGCTTTTTCTTGTGCTACCATGGGATATTTCTTAACGAAAACAAATATAATAGAAAGAATATTATTTATAACTATTGTTCCGTTTATGTTTTTACCAAGAATTATGGAAGCGAAATTAGGATTAGGTGATCACCATATTTCATACCTAATTGGTTTTGGGATTTTTGTTGCTTTATACCTAATGCAAAAAGCAAAAATGAGAAAACAAGAAGTTATTGCTTAA
- a CDS encoding response regulator transcription factor, which translates to MQILKTRVLLVEDEDLARKTLSFYLNTIFDEVVLAKDGAEGILLIKENYEKNDNFDLVLTDLNMPNLSGIQMIDEILKLIPNQRFIIVSAHKNEEDLLKLINLRVCGYFVKPLNIDNMMEMLQKAKEEVLKDKQPKEVKNKALISLNNSYTFDLSANKLYCKNIIVKLSKKESEILDVLIQNLGEIISVDKFKEIVWDDITINDSSFRTVMKRLKDKIKDDDFIISHKGYGYIIEKVLSK; encoded by the coding sequence ATGCAAATTTTAAAAACAAGAGTTTTATTAGTTGAAGATGAAGACTTAGCTAGAAAAACTTTATCTTTTTATTTAAATACAATTTTTGATGAAGTGGTTCTTGCTAAAGACGGAGCAGAAGGTATTTTGCTAATAAAAGAAAATTATGAAAAGAATGATAATTTTGATTTAGTATTAACAGATCTTAATATGCCAAACTTAAGTGGTATTCAAATGATTGATGAGATTTTGAAATTAATTCCTAATCAAAGATTCATAATCGTAAGTGCCCATAAAAATGAAGAAGATTTACTTAAACTTATTAATCTAAGAGTTTGTGGATATTTTGTAAAACCATTAAATATTGATAATATGATGGAAATGTTACAAAAAGCAAAAGAAGAAGTTTTAAAAGATAAACAACCAAAAGAAGTAAAAAATAAAGCATTAATATCTTTAAACAATAGTTATACTTTTGATTTATCAGCAAATAAACTTTATTGTAAAAACATAATTGTAAAGTTATCAAAAAAAGAATCAGAAATTTTAGATGTTCTTATTCAAAATCTAGGAGAAATAATCTCTGTTGACAAATTTAAAGAAATAGTTTGGGATGATATTACTATAAATGATTCATCATTTAGAACAGTGATGAAAAGACTAAAAGATAAAATTAAAGATGATGATTTTATTATTTCCCATAAAGGTTATGGGTATATAATTGAAAAGGTTTTAAGTAAATAA
- a CDS encoding PAS domain-containing sensor histidine kinase yields the protein MFFKKKKFYTLLDIKNQIVFTPLIFIFILSILVFTSIYFFFEYEKKNKIDNLIQSENFYKNDVLKNYIASIKYNTSTSFDDIETDLGNYIYEIIGFIKAKMTINNEFDIELLKPHLKQIESANKIKFLLFDTRDYSVLFGDEILENLIELTNSENKSDKFKKYMLRNIKYIGDNNLMYSIDNQKKSIQLSYLKNIEFLNMFLGAYSKTDDMVLLTKEVIYDSIYSKSKTLNNSHFYFYDLNEKKILNYYMNNEVKDVSEIKNFLEDSKNDLSYTFPKYQFKIFIKDGPFNKEKRDIEEQYQTKMVMSFLVVVFIALLLITSANIFGRFINTIFNRYNRRLEQKNLLFKKWKERYELAIIASNDGLWDMDLKSRKIFFSKKWLDMFGYTRNDIQDFEQWINLIHNEDKEKVLNEYEKHINKQSEHFVCEYRLKAKDGNYKWILERGKEFNSNRMLMMAMNIDERMKLTKELRDVELLTKFGRIVIFRWENDENMSVKFVSQSIKAYGYDVKDFEKNIKFFDFIYKDDVNQLITVIKKSIFNDADSFTSIHRVVDKDNNIKWVYNRTIIIKDDNGNVIEFYGYLNDITKLKMNEAELKEKVKLQLEKNLEKDRLLVQQNKLASMGEMLGNIAHQWRQPLNNINLLIYFIRDSYGKISQNELSEVIKDAKLQIDYMSQTIDDFRNFYKPSKERKIFDIKESILQSSKIVHSSIEKNAIKLDILGESLSIDGFENEFEQVIVNILNNAIDAKIIKSKIIKFDAKIEINIYKEDKNIFISIFNNCGNIDEKIIERIFEPYFTTKFEDQGTGIGLYMTKVIIEKNMKGKIEAKNLNDGVEFIIKLRA from the coding sequence ATGTTTTTTAAAAAGAAGAAATTTTATACTCTTTTAGATATAAAAAATCAAATTGTTTTTACACCTTTAATATTTATATTTATACTTTCAATTCTTGTATTCACTTCAATCTATTTTTTCTTTGAATATGAAAAAAAGAATAAAATTGACAATTTAATACAAAGCGAAAACTTTTACAAAAATGATGTATTAAAAAACTATATTGCAAGTATAAAATATAATACAAGTACAAGCTTTGATGATATAGAAACAGACCTAGGTAATTATATATATGAAATCATAGGTTTTATTAAAGCTAAAATGACAATAAATAATGAATTTGATATTGAACTATTGAAGCCCCACTTAAAACAAATAGAATCAGCTAATAAAATAAAATTTTTACTTTTTGACACAAGGGATTATTCTGTTTTATTTGGTGATGAAATTTTAGAAAATCTTATTGAGCTTACAAATTCAGAAAATAAATCTGATAAATTTAAGAAATATATGTTAAGAAATATAAAATATATTGGTGATAACAATCTAATGTATAGTATTGATAATCAAAAAAAGAGCATACAATTAAGTTATCTAAAAAACATAGAATTTCTAAATATGTTTTTAGGAGCTTACTCAAAAACAGATGATATGGTTCTTCTTACTAAAGAGGTAATTTATGATTCAATTTATTCAAAAAGTAAAACTTTAAACAATTCACATTTCTATTTTTATGATTTAAATGAAAAAAAAATTTTAAATTATTATATGAATAATGAAGTAAAAGATGTATCTGAAATTAAGAATTTTTTAGAAGATAGTAAAAATGATTTATCATACACTTTCCCTAAATATCAATTTAAAATTTTCATTAAAGATGGACCTTTTAATAAAGAAAAAAGAGATATCGAAGAACAATATCAAACCAAAATGGTTATGAGTTTTTTAGTGGTCGTTTTTATTGCTTTATTGTTAATTACATCTGCAAACATTTTTGGGCGATTTATTAATACTATTTTCAATAGATATAATAGAAGATTAGAGCAAAAAAATCTTTTATTTAAGAAGTGGAAAGAAAGATATGAATTGGCAATTATCGCATCAAATGATGGATTATGGGATATGGATTTAAAATCAAGGAAAATATTTTTTTCAAAAAAATGGTTAGATATGTTTGGCTATACAAGAAATGATATTCAAGATTTTGAACAATGGATAAATCTAATTCATAATGAAGATAAAGAAAAAGTTTTAAATGAGTATGAAAAACATATAAATAAACAAAGTGAACATTTTGTTTGTGAATATAGATTAAAAGCTAAAGATGGAAATTATAAATGGATTCTAGAAAGAGGAAAAGAGTTTAATTCAAATAGAATGTTAATGATGGCTATGAATATAGATGAAAGGATGAAATTAACTAAAGAGCTAAGAGATGTTGAGTTGTTAACTAAGTTTGGAAGAATCGTAATTTTTAGATGGGAAAATGATGAGAATATGAGTGTAAAATTTGTATCTCAAAGTATCAAAGCTTATGGATATGATGTAAAAGATTTTGAAAAAAATATTAAATTCTTTGATTTTATTTATAAAGATGATGTGAACCAGTTAATTACAGTAATAAAAAAATCAATATTTAATGATGCAGATTCTTTTACTTCAATTCATAGGGTTGTAGATAAAGACAATAACATAAAATGGGTTTACAATAGAACTATTATTATAAAAGATGATAATGGAAATGTTATAGAGTTTTATGGATATTTAAATGATATTACAAAACTAAAAATGAATGAAGCAGAACTAAAAGAAAAAGTAAAACTTCAGCTGGAAAAGAATCTTGAGAAAGATAGATTATTGGTTCAGCAAAATAAACTAGCTTCCATGGGTGAAATGTTAGGAAATATTGCTCACCAATGGAGACAACCTTTAAATAATATCAATTTATTAATTTATTTTATAAGAGATTCATATGGCAAAATTTCACAAAATGAACTAAGTGAAGTTATAAAAGATGCAAAATTACAAATTGATTATATGTCTCAAACCATTGATGATTTTAGGAATTTTTATAAACCATCAAAAGAAAGAAAGATTTTTGATATAAAAGAATCAATTCTTCAAAGTTCAAAAATAGTGCATTCCTCTATTGAAAAAAATGCAATAAAGTTAGATATATTGGGTGAATCTTTAAGTATTGATGGTTTTGAAAATGAATTTGAGCAAGTGATTGTAAATATATTAAATAATGCAATTGATGCAAAGATTATAAAAAGTAAAATTATAAAGTTTGATGCAAAAATTGAAATTAATATTTATAAAGAAGATAAAAATATTTTTATTTCTATTTTCAACAATTGTGGAAATATTGATGAAAAAATAATTGAGCGTATTTTTGAACCATATTTTACAACAAAGTTTGAAGACCAAGGAACGGGAATTGGTCTTTATATGACAAAGGTTATTATAGAAAAAAATATGAAGGGTAAAATTGAAGCTAAAAACTTAAATGATGGGGTTGAATTTATTATAAAATTAAGGGCTTAA
- the truA gene encoding tRNA pseudouridine(38-40) synthase TruA, with the protein MNLKFVIAYDGSLFQGSQKQPNGLTVENKLLKAFKRINIDTSIVLSGRTDKEVHATGQVFNCIVPDFWDDFSKLKEVLNRNLPSSIKINKISKVSDDFHSRFHAKKRVYRYFITTKPTNPFNDKFVTYVQNVDEKLLKTAIKEYIGVFDFKYFHKTGSDKELTIREVFDTTFYKYKDMYVFKFTANSYLRSQIRLMVGFLLAINDNKQTIENLKKQLRLETHTFKLPAKANGLYLAKIKY; encoded by the coding sequence ATGAATTTAAAATTTGTAATTGCCTATGATGGAAGTTTATTTCAAGGAAGTCAAAAGCAACCAAATGGTTTAACAGTTGAAAATAAGCTTTTAAAAGCGTTTAAAAGAATAAATATAGATACAAGTATAGTTTTAAGTGGACGAACTGATAAAGAAGTTCATGCAACAGGTCAGGTGTTCAACTGTATTGTTCCTGATTTTTGGGATGATTTTTCTAAATTAAAAGAAGTTTTAAATAGAAATCTTCCAAGCTCTATAAAAATAAATAAAATTTCAAAAGTTAGTGATGACTTTCACTCTAGATTTCATGCAAAAAAAAGAGTCTATAGATATTTTATTACTACAAAACCTACGAATCCTTTTAACGATAAGTTTGTTACATACGTACAAAATGTAGATGAAAAATTATTGAAAACAGCAATAAAAGAATATATAGGTGTTTTTGATTTTAAATATTTTCACAAAACAGGAAGTGATAAAGAGCTTACGATTAGAGAAGTTTTTGATACGACTTTTTATAAATATAAAGATATGTATGTGTTTAAATTTACAGCTAACTCGTATTTACGTTCTCAAATTAGATTAATGGTAGGATTTTTATTGGCAATAAATGATAATAAACAAACTATTGAAAATCTAAAAAAACAGCTAAGATTAGAAACCCACACATTTAAACTTCCAGCAAAGGCAAATGGGCTTTATTTAGCAAAAATAAAATATTAA
- a CDS encoding LptF/LptG family permease, with protein sequence MKLNHYLYSQFAITFFPIFLGLFFITSIVFLVKIASLTSIITIDFFELFRLFAYVVPQIIFYTMPISFFISMVITLAKLASEYELTVITSFGLNPVNILKIFLPLTLLLSALLLVVSVGLIPKTKFLTKQFLETKKKEANFNIKASEFGQKFGDWLIYINDKNDKTYSDVKLFKTEEKKDQFIISKTAVLDNDKGNLSFKLVDGKAFIIDEKELNQIDYESMYINDSIADSKIGVFTDTYSYWKHNIQKNIDIDDLTFFVLTSLFPLFSLFLVITFGYFNPRYEKNRAVFFSLIAVVLYYVLIKMIGDKILLHALYIIPTVWIIGTYILYSQTIKKEY encoded by the coding sequence TTGAAATTAAATCATTATTTATATTCCCAGTTTGCAATTACTTTTTTTCCCATTTTTTTAGGATTATTTTTTATTACATCAATTGTTTTTTTAGTAAAAATCGCATCATTAACTTCAATAATCACTATAGATTTCTTTGAATTATTTAGACTTTTCGCATATGTAGTACCTCAAATCATATTTTATACTATGCCAATTTCTTTTTTTATATCAATGGTTATTACCCTTGCAAAACTGGCAAGTGAATATGAATTAACAGTTATTACATCATTTGGATTAAACCCTGTAAATATTTTAAAAATATTTTTACCTCTTACTTTACTTTTATCTGCATTATTGTTAGTGGTTTCAGTAGGTTTAATTCCTAAAACAAAATTCTTAACAAAACAATTTTTAGAAACAAAGAAAAAAGAGGCAAATTTCAATATAAAAGCAAGTGAATTTGGACAAAAGTTTGGAGACTGGTTGATTTATATTAATGATAAAAATGATAAAACTTATAGCGATGTAAAACTATTTAAAACTGAAGAAAAAAAAGATCAATTTATCATTAGTAAAACGGCTGTTTTAGATAATGATAAAGGGAATCTAAGTTTTAAATTAGTTGATGGAAAAGCTTTTATTATTGATGAAAAAGAGTTAAATCAAATTGATTATGAATCAATGTATATTAATGATTCTATTGCAGATAGTAAAATAGGAGTTTTTACAGATACTTATAGTTATTGGAAGCATAATATTCAAAAAAATATTGATATTGATGATTTGACATTTTTTGTTTTAACCTCATTATTCCCTTTATTTTCACTTTTCTTAGTGATTACTTTTGGATATTTTAATCCAAGATATGAAAAAAATAGAGCAGTATTTTTCTCTTTAATTGCAGTTGTTTTATATTATGTTTTAATAAAAATGATTGGAGATAAGATTTTATTACATGCTTTATATATTATTCCAACAGTATGGATTATAGGAACTTATATTTTATATTCTCAAACAATAAAAAAAGAGTATTAA
- a CDS encoding prepilin peptidase, whose protein sequence is MELFSFIFGACIGSFLNVLILKLPLGESLLSNKRSKCPSCGHLIYWYHNIPILSYVFLKAKCSYCGVKISFQYFLVESISAFLTLLLFLKIGLSSEFIFMCLLSYVLIVLSFIDLKYKAAPDYLLLIALFLSFFTTNSNLLDAFKNAFLFSGALVLLNFVITFYIQNIKAKILKDESLKTQEALGEGDIPIIAMMGVILGLSSGIFAIFLAAFFAIIPSIYSNIVKKDIQTPFIPYLVLGFYVEYFFNLETFIKAFY, encoded by the coding sequence TTGGAGCTGTTTAGTTTTATCTTTGGAGCTTGTATTGGTTCATTTTTAAATGTATTAATTTTAAAACTTCCTCTTGGGGAATCATTACTTTCAAATAAAAGAAGTAAATGCCCTTCTTGTGGTCATTTGATTTATTGGTATCATAATATTCCAATTCTTTCTTATGTATTTTTAAAAGCAAAATGTTCTTATTGTGGTGTTAAGATTTCATTTCAATACTTTTTAGTAGAAAGTATTAGTGCTTTCTTAACATTACTTTTGTTTTTAAAAATAGGATTAAGTTCTGAATTTATTTTTATGTGTTTATTATCTTATGTTTTAATAGTTTTATCTTTTATTGATTTAAAATATAAAGCAGCTCCTGATTATTTACTTTTAATAGCTTTATTTTTATCTTTTTTTACAACAAATTCTAATCTTTTAGATGCTTTTAAAAATGCATTTTTATTTTCAGGGGCACTTGTTTTACTTAATTTTGTAATAACTTTTTATATACAAAATATAAAAGCAAAAATATTAAAAGATGAATCTTTGAAAACCCAAGAGGCTTTAGGTGAAGGTGATATTCCTATTATTGCAATGATGGGAGTTATTCTTGGATTAAGTTCAGGCATATTTGCAATATTTTTAGCTGCTTTTTTTGCTATAATACCTTCAATTTATTCAAATATAGTAAAAAAAGATATCCAAACACCATTTATTCCTTATTTAGTTTTAGGATTTTATGTGGAATATTTTTTTAATTTAGAAACATTTATAAAGGCCTTTTATTGA
- a CDS encoding di-trans,poly-cis-decaprenylcistransferase has product MSDLRLPEHIAMIMDGNGRWAKERGLKRTAGHKKGAEVVREITTYCAKIGIKYLTLYAFSTENWKRPKLEVEYLMKLLEKYLKEELEVYLENNIRFRAIGDLSKFSKSLQNRILKTQELTSSCNGLTQVLALNYGSKDEIIRAIKKLNEKGLEVSEKNLESCLDTAGISPVDIMIRTSGEVRLSNYLLWQNAYAEMFFVQTYWPDFTKTELDDIISDFSRRERRFGAV; this is encoded by the coding sequence ATGAGTGATTTACGACTCCCAGAACATATTGCCATGATTATGGATGGAAATGGTAGATGGGCAAAAGAAAGAGGTCTTAAAAGAACTGCAGGACATAAAAAAGGCGCAGAGGTTGTACGTGAAATAACTACATATTGCGCAAAAATCGGAATAAAGTATTTAACTTTATATGCTTTTTCAACAGAAAACTGGAAAAGACCAAAACTTGAAGTTGAATATCTAATGAAGCTTTTAGAAAAATATTTAAAAGAAGAACTAGAAGTTTATTTAGAAAATAATATTAGATTTAGAGCTATTGGTGATTTATCAAAGTTTTCAAAGTCTTTACAAAATAGAATATTAAAAACTCAAGAATTAACTTCTTCTTGCAATGGATTAACTCAAGTATTAGCACTAAATTATGGTTCAAAAGATGAAATAATAAGAGCCATAAAAAAGTTAAACGAAAAAGGTCTTGAAGTAAGTGAAAAAAATCTAGAATCATGCCTTGATACAGCTGGAATTTCTCCTGTGGATATAATGATAAGAACAAGTGGGGAAGTTCGTCTTTCAAACTATTTATTATGGCAAAATGCTTATGCTGAGATGTTTTTTGTTCAAACATATTGGCCCGATTTTACAAAAACAGAACTTGATGACATAATAAGCGATTTTTCAAGAAGAGAGCGAAGATTTGGAGCTGTTTAG
- the coaBC gene encoding bifunctional phosphopantothenoylcysteine decarboxylase/phosphopantothenate--cysteine ligase CoaBC — MLLKNKKILVGVTGSIAIYKALELIRLYIKAGAIVRVIMTDGAKKFINPITFEAISQNKVLCEDSENWDKSQDYNHIDIGKWSDIFVIAPASANTINRLSNGLADNLLLQTALAYPRMKLIAPAANTNMLKNPITQASLKMLKLCNYEIISSVTKELVCKDVGDGAMAEPQDIFDATCKELLKVDYWINRKVVLSGGGTIERIDDVRYLSNFSSGKMASSLARALYYKGADVCLVSTRGHENLPASIHLIKVESSNEMYEYLVDSIRVAKKGVLTKPTLMDSSSPTLILKKPYLFMVAAVSDYVPSFPQEGKLKKEMIGTSWNLELKQNMDILKSLDKEGLISIGFKAEMDEQVASTNATTMLEKKNLDGVCLNIINEENSFGSDNNSIELILKNNSYEFKGSKLDISLDILEKLKAEFNEYE, encoded by the coding sequence ATGTTACTAAAAAATAAAAAGATATTAGTTGGAGTAACAGGTTCAATTGCAATTTATAAAGCCTTAGAGTTAATAAGACTTTATATAAAAGCAGGTGCAATTGTTCGAGTTATTATGACAGATGGTGCAAAAAAGTTTATAAATCCAATTACATTTGAAGCAATATCTCAAAATAAAGTATTGTGTGAAGATAGTGAAAATTGGGATAAAAGTCAAGATTATAATCATATTGATATTGGCAAGTGGTCAGATATTTTTGTAATTGCACCTGCAAGTGCAAATACAATTAATAGATTATCAAATGGACTAGCAGATAATCTTCTTTTACAAACAGCTTTAGCATATCCTAGAATGAAATTAATAGCACCTGCCGCAAATACAAATATGCTAAAAAATCCAATTACACAAGCAAGTCTAAAGATGCTAAAACTTTGTAATTATGAGATTATTTCATCTGTTACAAAAGAGCTTGTATGCAAAGATGTTGGTGATGGAGCGATGGCTGAACCTCAAGATATTTTTGATGCAACTTGCAAAGAACTTCTTAAAGTTGATTATTGGATAAATAGAAAAGTAGTATTAAGTGGTGGAGGAACTATTGAAAGAATTGATGATGTTAGATATCTTTCAAACTTCTCATCAGGGAAAATGGCTTCATCTTTAGCTCGTGCTTTATATTATAAAGGTGCAGATGTTTGTTTAGTTAGCACTAGAGGTCATGAAAACTTACCTGCAAGTATTCATTTAATAAAAGTTGAAAGTTCAAATGAAATGTATGAGTACTTAGTTGATTCAATTAGAGTTGCTAAAAAAGGTGTTTTAACAAAACCTACTTTAATGGATAGTTCAAGTCCAACTTTAATACTAAAAAAACCTTATTTATTTATGGTAGCAGCCGTTAGTGATTATGTTCCATCTTTCCCACAAGAGGGTAAACTAAAAAAAGAAATGATTGGAACTTCATGGAATTTAGAGTTAAAACAAAATATGGATATTTTAAAATCTTTAGATAAAGAAGGATTAATCTCTATTGGATTTAAAGCTGAAATGGATGAACAAGTTGCTTCTACAAATGCTACAACAATGCTTGAAAAGAAAAATCTTGATGGGGTTTGTCTAAATATAATAAATGAAGAGAATAGTTTTGGAAGTGATAATAATAGTATAGAATTAATTTTAAAAAATAACTCTTATGAATTCAAAGGCTCAAAATTAGATATTTCTTTAGATATTTTAGAAAAGCTGAAAGCAGAGTTTAACGAATATGAGTGA